A DNA window from Plasmodium brasilianum strain Bolivian I chromosome 12, whole genome shotgun sequence contains the following coding sequences:
- a CDS encoding hypothetical protein (conserved Plasmodium protein), with product MYKRIKRNQLFVLVLKNDIKTKVNNTSNTKNIDYEIIKTVIRKEKEKNFKNIFLSVSLINISIFIFTFHNYYSKMNNNYYCHNDITIADHIVLNELVSSLGINNLSVYLENNFYKRLISNIQCDEYSFKENALLGLLELIYKSRTAFMKIEKGKRKSNRCSGSNDRNDEPDEDEGEKSFDVLAYIFEKLQGGNLESTKKKIYSCILFYYIKYSSEVFLTYEQIQELVYNENLFYCLNSQREEIISYLLFKVLKNDKCISEIYEREKKFIQALTQQRGYQTDKTDESDDTDKTDESDDTDKTDDTDESDEADDTDESDISSTTKRECNRNKNRSVIHFLLSYNKNKEIINEDSIWKLYYSLKQNNTNYYKQKTLFLLQNYLNNINVPFSFFFLKQNNITNTVIKKNSYNTIMNKIYLKYFENTVLYTFIFSFLLHNMNAKEYNLKSYFHICKDICRSIYSNCLINSLFLVEKSVINNLNGQADKTPIFITSLFFNLFNSMLFSLSIYKCKYGIYKKEQVKAGAHENRRRERIKAEKYEQRVGEEGKNDKEKDKEVFSKNKIEK from the exons atgtacaagaGAATAAAGAGAAATCAGTTATTCGTGCTGGTACTTAAAAATGACATAAAGACTAAAGTAAATAACACGagtaatacaaaaaatatagattacgaaataataaaaactgtTATTCGTAAGGAGAAggaaaagaattttaaaaacattttcctTAGTGTGagtttaattaatataagtatttttatttttacatttcataattattatagtaaaatgaataataattattattgccATAATGATATAACTATTGCTGATCATATTGTGTTAAATGAGTTGGTTAGTTCATTgggaataaataatttatccGTATATTTAGAGAACAATTTTTACAAGAGACTCATTAGTAATATTCAATGTGATGAGTACTCCTTTAAGGAAAATGCACTTCTGGGCTTGTTGGAActgatatataaaagtagGACTGCCTTCATGAAAATTGAAAAGGGGAAGCGCAAAAGTAATCGCTGCAGCGGTAGTAATGATCGTAATGATGAACCTGATGAAGATGAAGGGGAAAAAAGTTTCGATGTGCTTGCGTATATCTTTGAAAAGCTGCAAGGTGGAAATTTAGAGAGtaccaaaaaaaagatttattcgtgtattttattttattatataaaatattcgaGTGAGGTTTTTTTAACGTACGAACAGATACAAGAACTagtatataatgaaaatttattttattgccTGAACAGTCAGAGAGAAGAAATTATATCCTATCTCTTGTTTAaggttttaaaaaatgacaaatgCATTTCGGAAATATATGAAAgggaaaagaaatttattcAAGCACTTACACAACAGAGGGGTTATCAGACTGATAAGACTGATGAGAGTGATGATACTGATAAGACTGATGAGAGTGATGATACTGATAAGACTGATGATACTGATGAGAGTGATGAGGCTGATGATACTGATGAGAGTGACATAAGTAGTACTACCAAACGTGAATGTAACAGAAACAAAAATAGATCcgtaatacattttttattatcatataataaaaacaaggaaataataaatgaagacTCTATATGGAAATTATACTATTCattgaaacaaaataataccaATTATTACAAACAGAAAAccctatttttattacaaaattatcttaataatattaatgttcctttttcttttttttttttaaagcagaacaatattacaaatactgttattaaaaaaaatagttacaACActattatgaacaaaatttatttgaaatattttgaaaatacagttttgtatacatttattttttcttttcttcttcataATATGAACGCAAAGGAGTATAATTTGAAatcttattttcatatatgtaaagaTATATGTAGAAGTATATATAGCAATTGTTTGATCAATTCCCTTTTTTTAGTAGAAAAATCAGTCATTAATAATCTAAATGGGCAAGCAGACAAAACCCCAATTTTTATCACCTCCCTTTTTTTCAACCTGTTTAATTCCATGcttttttccctttccaTTTACAAGTGCAAATAtggtatttataaaaaagaacaagtGAAGGCAGGAGCGCATGAAAATAGAAGGAGAGAACGCAT TAAAGCAGAGAAATATGAACAAAGGGTGGgagaagaaggaaaaaatgacaaggaaaaagataaagaagttttttcaaaaaataaaatagagaaaTGA